GCGGACGCCTACTGGGGCGCACTTCGCTCGGGTGTCTCCGGCGTCGACGCGATCACCTCGTTCGACGCCGACGGCCTTTGCTGCACGATCGCCGCCGAGGTCAGGAACTTTCGCGCCGCGAACCACGTTCCCGAAAAGGATCGCGGCCGGGTGGGCAGGGCGGCTTTGCTCGCCCTGGCGGCGGCAAAAGAAGCCCTGGGGCAGGCCGGCATCCGCCCCGAGGAGCTGACGCTCGAGGAGAAGCGGTCCTGGGGTGTGGTTCTCGGGAGCGGAGGCGGAGCGCCGGATTTCATCGAGGAACAGTATCGGCTCTATTTTTCGAACCGGCTGCGGCAGGTGAGCGCCTACAACGTGTCGAGCGCCACCATCGGGACGTTGTCGAGCGAGATCTCGATGCGGTTCGACCTGCGGGGGCCGAGCCACGTGATCTCGACCGGCTGCACCAGCTCCACCGACGCGCTCGGTTACGCCTTCAACCTGATCCGCTTCGGCCTCGCCGATCACCTGCTGAGCGGCGGCGTCGATGCCCCGGTTACCCGGTCGCTCATGCAGGGGTTCTGCATCATGCGGGTAGTGGCGACCGGCTACAACGACCAGCCCGCGCGCGCCTCGCGCCCCTTCGACCGTCGGCGCAACGGCTTCGTGCTGGGCGAGGGCGCATGGATCATGGTCCTGGAGGAACGCGAGCGGGCCGTGGCCCGCGGCGCGACGATTTACGCGGAGATTCTCGGCTACGGCTCGACCTGCGACGCCTATCACAGGGTTCGGCTCCACCCCGACGGCGACGAGCCGGCGCGGGCGATGGCGCTGGCGATCGAGGACGCGGGCGTGGCGAAGGACGAGATCGGCTACGTCGCGCTGCACGGCACGTCGACGGTGCTTAACGACGCGACGG
This sequence is a window from Candidatus Zixiibacteriota bacterium. Protein-coding genes within it:
- a CDS encoding beta-ketoacyl-[acyl-carrier-protein] synthase family protein; protein product: MNPARERGRRVAVTGLGVVSPCGIGADAYWGALRSGVSGVDAITSFDADGLCCTIAAEVRNFRAANHVPEKDRGRVGRAALLALAAAKEALGQAGIRPEELTLEEKRSWGVVLGSGGGAPDFIEEQYRLYFSNRLRQVSAYNVSSATIGTLSSEISMRFDLRGPSHVISTGCTSSTDALGYAFNLIRFGLADHLLSGGVDAPVTRSLMQGFCIMRVVATGYNDQPARASRPFDRRRNGFVLGEGAWIMVLEERERAVARGATIYAEILGYGSTCDAYHRVRLHPDGDEPARAMALAIEDAGVAKDEIGYVALHGTSTVLNDATETRAIKRCFGRRSYEVPMSSVKSMIGHPQGASGAAGAAAAILAMNHGVLPPTINLEDPDPECDLDYIPNRARPKAAELSLCNCIGFGSKNSALVIARGASGG